In a single window of the Bufo bufo chromosome 5, aBufBuf1.1, whole genome shotgun sequence genome:
- the LOC121002382 gene encoding DNA damage-regulated autophagy modulator protein 1-like: MEIRGLAFLLFLWVIWTLSGLCALIALTVIPGHVKYPYISDTGRIFPESVVFTVVFLISALFGAGNASIMYRFMIIRSEQSERRHIICQRILYAFAWIGCIGTVVTAIVSMRISPTVHRIGAGPAFFFCAVYNLGQAVCLYKKSFSSRRLCHIRLASTLVPIVGLLTFSVCMTIGYFQLLPCTGRCEEIYTRTGMVAEWTGFLGLIIHQLMNYTDFQHLSLTLSREGVSIGLREKTQDPENPQ; this comes from the exons ATGGAGATCCGGGGTTTGGCATTCTTGCTTTTCCTCTGGGTCATATGGACGCTATCGGGCCTCTGTGCCCTGATTGCCTTGACTGTCATCCCAGGCCATGTAAAATATCCttacatcag TGACACGGGACGAATATTCCCCGAATCGGTGGTCTTTACAGTGGTCTTCTTAATATCTGCCCTTTTTG GAGCTGGCAACGCTTCCATCATGTACCGGTTCATGATCATCCGGTCTGAACAATCAGAGAGGCGACATATCATCTGCCAGAGAATCCTCTATGCCTTTGCATGGATTGGCTGCATTGGGACCGTTGTGACCGCCATAGTCTCG ATGAGGATCAGTCCTACAGTCCACAGGATCGGCGCAGGACCGGCATTTTTCTTTTGTGCCGTTTACAACCTAGGTCAAGCTGTATGCCTGTACAAGAAATCCTTCAGCAGTCGCCGCCTATGCCACATTAGATTGGCATCAACCTTGGTGCCCATTGTGGGCCTGCTGACCT TTTCTGTGTGTATGACTATCGGCTACTTTCAGCTTCTTCCATGTACTGGCCGATGTGAAGAG ATCTACACCAGGACAGGCATGGTGGCCGAGTGGACTGGATTTCTTGGCCTGATAATACACCAACTAATGAACTATACAGATTTCCAG CATTTGTCTTTAACGTTGTCCCGAGAAGGTGTCTCCATTGGCCTGAGAGAAAAGACCCAGGACCCTGAAAACCCCCAATAA